Below is a window of Frigoribacterium sp. SL97 DNA.
GGTCGGACGAGACGGTGCGCGTGATGACGCGGGCCATTCTCCTCAGGACGTCGGTCGGTGCGGTGGTGCTCACGGGTGGTGCCTCTCGTGGTGCTCGTGCGGGTGGTGCGACGACGTCTCGGTGACGTCCGTCGACGACGCTACCCGCGCCTCCCGGGGTGTGACCTCGGGGTTCGCTGTGCGTCGGGTGTCGTCCGGCTGTGGTTTCACCCGGCTCCGTCACCCACCACCGGGCCCCGCCCCGGCACCCCGCCGGGCGCCCGGTACGACGACGCCCCGGACGAGCGGGGCTCGGCCGGGGCGACGTCCTAGGCGGATCGGATCAGCTGGTCAGGCCGTCGACGTAGTCCTGGTTCTCGGAGATCCACTTCTCGACGACGGGGGCGTAGTCGTCGCCGTCGACCTCGTCACCGTTGAACATGGCGTTCTCGAGCGAGGACAGGGTCTCGGTGTCCATCTCGAAGCCCTGCAGCCACTCGGTCAACTGCGGGAAGTCCGCCGTGAAGCTCTTGCCGCCGAACGAGTGGATGCCCTCGGCGTCGCCCAGGGTGCCCTCGGGGTCGGCGAGGTCCTTGATGGGGAACGCGTCGTAGGCCCAGTGCGGGCTCCACAGCGTCACCGCGATGTTCTCGCCCGCGTCGGTCGCGCTCTTGAGCTCGGTCAGCATCGCGGCGGTCGACGAGGTCTGCAGCTGCAGGTCGCTGAGGCCGTAGGTGGGGATGGTCTCGTCCTGGACGGCGGCCGTGAGGCCCGCGCCCGGCTCGATGCCGACGATCTTGCCCCCGAACAGGTCCGCGTTGGCCGCCAGCTCGTCGAGCGAGTCGATCGGGGCGTCCTCGTTCACGGCGACCGCGAGCTTGGCGCCGTCGTTCCAGGCGCCGAGATCGGTCAGGTCGTCGCCGTACTGCTCGATGTACGAGGCGTGGGTGGTCGGCAGCCAGGTGTCGAGCACGACGTCGTAGTCGTCGGTGGTGAGCCCGCTGTAGACGGGGGCCACGTCGGCCGGCTGGAGGTTGACCGTGTAGCCCTCGTCCTCGAGGACGGTCTTCCACAGCCACGAGGCCGCGATGCCCTCGTCCCAGCCGTTGAACACGGCGAGGTCGACGACGGCCTGGTCGCCGTTGTCGAGGGTCTCGCCCTCGGCCGACGAGCCGCTGCCGGGAGGCGAGCAGGCGGCCAGTCCGAGGACGGCGGTGGTGCCGAGGGCGATCGATGCGGCGATGGTGCGCTTCTTCATGTGTTCCTTTCGGGTGGTGCAGGAGGCGCGGGTCGGGTGGGTACGTGCTGCTCCCGTCCCGCAGGTGGTCGGGGTCTAGGCCGAGGCCGTCGCGGGTTCGCGGCGGTCGGCCGGGGGAAGGGGCTGCTCGGCCTCGGCGCGGTCGGGGGCCGGGGTCGGCGGGACGGACCGGCGGTTCTGCGCCCGGGCCAGCCGTCGGGCGTGACGGTCGGACCCGAGGGCCGCCGTCATGCGGTCGAGGACGATCGCCAGGATGACGACCGAGATGCCGGCCTCGGCACCCAGCCCGACATCGATGCGGTTGAGGCTCGCGACGATGTCGCCGCCCAGTCCCCCCGCGCCGACCATGCCGGCGATGACGACCATCGAGAGCGAGAGCATGATCACCTGGTTGACGCCGGCCATGATGCTGGGCTTCGCGAGGGGCAGCTGGATCTGACGCAGGATGCGCCACGGTGACGAGCCGAACGCCTGGCCGGCCTCGACCACCTCCTTGTCGACGCCGCGGATGCCGAGCTCGGTCAGGCGGACGCCGGGGGCCATGGCGAAGACGATGGTGGCGACGATGCCGGGCACGACGCCGACGCGGAACAGCAGCAGGGCGGGGATGAGGTAGACGAACGCGGGCGTCGTCTGCATGAAGTCCAGCACGGGCCGGATGATCTGCGACGCGACGCCCGACTTCGCCGCGAGCACGCCCAGAGGGATGCTCAGCGCGATGGCGAGCGTGCTGGCGACGAGCACGAGGGCGAGGCTCGACATCGCGTTGTCCCACTGGTTGACCGTTCCGATGAACAGCAGGCCGACGGCCGTGCCGAGCGAGAACTTCCAGCCCTTCGCGACGAAGGCGAGGGCGGCGATCACGATCACGACCGCCCAGAAGGGAGGTGCGCCGAGGAAGTACGCGACCCACTCGTAGAAGAACGTGAAGACCAGGCGGACGACGTCGAAGAAGCCGCCCAGGTGGGTGGTGATCCAGTCGACGACGTCCGAGACCCAGGAGCCGAAGGGGATGCGGAGGTACTCGTTCATCGGGTGGCTCCTTCGAGGGTGGCGTCGAGCTCGACGTCCGAGATGCGGGTGACGGGCTCGAGCACGGGGATGGGCGAGGTGGTCGTGTCGACGTTGCCGAGCGCCGCGAGCAGGGTCACGCGGGGGATGACGCCGAGCAGGCGGTCGGCGTCGTCCACGACGGCGATCGGCAGCGGACTCTCGACCGCCAACTCGAAGAGGTCGACCAGCGCGGCCTCGGGCCCGACCTTCGAGAACTCCGCGTTGACGATGGCGGCGAGGTCGGTGTCGTTCGCCTTGACCTGGCGCATGACGTGCCGGTCGCGCACCCAGCCGAGGAGCTTGCGGTCACGGCCGGTGACGAACAGGGCGGCGGTCTGGAGGTCGCGCAGGGAACGCAGGGCGCCCCGGGGGCCGACCGTGAGCGGGACGACCGCCCGGGCGGGCTCCATGACGCTGGCCGCCGTGAGGACCCGCGCCCGGTCGACGTCCTGCACGAACTGGGCGACGTAGTCGTTGGCGGGGTCGGTGAGGATGTCCTCGGGCGTCCCGATCTGCACGATGCGGCCGTCGCGCATGACGGCGATGCGGTCCCCGAGGAACATCGCCTCGTTCAGGTCGTGGGTGATGAAGACGATCGTCTTGCCGAGCTTCGCCTGCAGCTCGACGAGCTGCTCCTGCATCTCGCGGCGGATCAGCGGGTCGAGGGCCGAGAACGCCTCGTCCATCAGCAGGATGTCGGTCTCGGAGGCGAGGGCGCGGGCGAGGCCGACGCGCTGCTGCATGCCGCCCGAGAGCTGGCTCGGCAGCTCGTCCTCCCAACCCGCGAGGCCGACGATCTCGGTGACCTCCCGGGCCTTCGCCAGACGAGCCGCCTTCGCGACCCCCTGCACCTCGAGGCCGTAGGCGACGTTGTCGATGACGGTGCGGTGCGGCAGCAACGCGAAGTGCTGGAACACCATCGACACGTTCTGCCGACGCACCTCGCGGAGCCGCTTGGCCGGGACGTCCGAGATCGCGGAGCCCGCGACCTCGACCGAGCCGGACGTGGGCTCGAGCAGGCCGTTCAGCATGCGGATGAGGGTCGACTTGCCCGAGCCGGAGAGCCCCATCACGACGAAGATCTCGCCGGGCCGGACGTCGAACGAGGCGTCGATGACGGCAGCGGTGCCGAGGCCCGCGGCCTCGGAGCGGGAGGCGCCGGCCTCGAGTCGGGCGACGGCGTCCTTGGGTCGGCGGCCGAACACCTTGTACAGGTTCCGGGCACGCACGGCAGGCGTAGTGGTCACAGGTGTCTCCAGGCGCGCCGAGGGGGCACCGGCCGCTCGGGCCGGTTCGCCGTCGGCGGCGATCGGGTCGGGCGAACGGGTCGACGACGCGTGCGGACCGTGTCGGCTCAAGCCCACCGTGGAACCACGGGGCGAACCTGTCCTCCGCCGGGTCGGTCATGGGACCGGACCCTCGCGCCACCAGACCGTACGACGACCGGAACCCGAACTGATCGGACCATCGGTCGGCGCGTCCTGATGATGACGGGCCCGGTCTCCCGGGCCTCCACGACCGTAGCCGACATCCGTCGTCCATCCGAATTGCGAACCGGCCCGACGTCGCCGCGGGTGTACCCCGCGCACCCTGCGTCCCGGCGTGTCGCCCATGCCTGCGGGCCTGGTGATCGTCACCCATTCGTTACCCGCATGTGAATCGGCACCGCGCCTCCTGGGGGTTCGCCCGTCTCGCGGCGGTGATGCGGGCGAAACCGATAGGGGCTACGGTCGACCGATGACGAGTCCCACGAACGGGGACGGCGACGCCTCCACCGAGACGCACCTCCCGCAAGACTTCTCGCACGAGCAAGAGGGTTTCCAGCACGGGCTCAAGCCGCGTCAGCTGCAGATGATCGCCATCGGCGGGGCGATCGGCACGGGGCTCTTCCTCGGCGCCGGCGGTCGACTGGCCTCGGCCGGTCCGGCTCTCGCGATCGTGTTCGCGATCTGTGGCGTCTTCGCGTTCTTCATCCTGCGTGCCCTCGGCGAGCTGGTGCTGCACCGCCCCTCCTCGGGATCGTTCGTCTCGTA
It encodes the following:
- a CDS encoding glycine betaine ABC transporter substrate-binding protein, which translates into the protein MKKRTIAASIALGTTAVLGLAACSPPGSGSSAEGETLDNGDQAVVDLAVFNGWDEGIAASWLWKTVLEDEGYTVNLQPADVAPVYSGLTTDDYDVVLDTWLPTTHASYIEQYGDDLTDLGAWNDGAKLAVAVNEDAPIDSLDELAANADLFGGKIVGIEPGAGLTAAVQDETIPTYGLSDLQLQTSSTAAMLTELKSATDAGENIAVTLWSPHWAYDAFPIKDLADPEGTLGDAEGIHSFGGKSFTADFPQLTEWLQGFEMDTETLSSLENAMFNGDEVDGDDYAPVVEKWISENQDYVDGLTS
- a CDS encoding ABC transporter permease; the protein is MNEYLRIPFGSWVSDVVDWITTHLGGFFDVVRLVFTFFYEWVAYFLGAPPFWAVVIVIAALAFVAKGWKFSLGTAVGLLFIGTVNQWDNAMSSLALVLVASTLAIALSIPLGVLAAKSGVASQIIRPVLDFMQTTPAFVYLIPALLLFRVGVVPGIVATIVFAMAPGVRLTELGIRGVDKEVVEAGQAFGSSPWRILRQIQLPLAKPSIMAGVNQVIMLSLSMVVIAGMVGAGGLGGDIVASLNRIDVGLGAEAGISVVILAIVLDRMTAALGSDRHARRLARAQNRRSVPPTPAPDRAEAEQPLPPADRREPATASA
- a CDS encoding quaternary amine ABC transporter ATP-binding protein, producing the protein MTTTPAVRARNLYKVFGRRPKDAVARLEAGASRSEAAGLGTAAVIDASFDVRPGEIFVVMGLSGSGKSTLIRMLNGLLEPTSGSVEVAGSAISDVPAKRLREVRRQNVSMVFQHFALLPHRTVIDNVAYGLEVQGVAKAARLAKAREVTEIVGLAGWEDELPSQLSGGMQQRVGLARALASETDILLMDEAFSALDPLIRREMQEQLVELQAKLGKTIVFITHDLNEAMFLGDRIAVMRDGRIVQIGTPEDILTDPANDYVAQFVQDVDRARVLTAASVMEPARAVVPLTVGPRGALRSLRDLQTAALFVTGRDRKLLGWVRDRHVMRQVKANDTDLAAIVNAEFSKVGPEAALVDLFELAVESPLPIAVVDDADRLLGVIPRVTLLAALGNVDTTTSPIPVLEPVTRISDVELDATLEGATR